The proteins below come from a single Xenopus tropicalis strain Nigerian chromosome 9, UCB_Xtro_10.0, whole genome shotgun sequence genomic window:
- the map2 gene encoding microtubule-associated protein 2 isoform X4, whose protein sequence is MTDNRQDEPKATHWAPGQLSEASPLPHATDMKEQGGAGEGLVHSSNGIPFREAEERAYGERDLQASHSTGKENGINGEMPSADSETAEEVSARIVQVVTADAVAVLRGEQEKEAQLRGPPGDLPLAVEDTTNLPPSPPPSPASEQMGTVEEDLLTASKMGAQETSESTPFCVEAIHTAEDASPTKTRKDIKQNTLDLHAPEIEDKRLPSLPLEEITSGQIGFEPHHVHTFSIEPCTPTSPNVPKHNLYEIPDDSSTLEWSTAQDTSKDSFMRGKEDFSAVAKNIEADIPVSTVASKSEIPSMPLDKDEGQYIEDEFSLHSSLPVTDSVLKDNSNIAKTEVSSITSTKDSTMDIYKSVNVLSDEQEVISEKTSSEEIPSALVSSDLSSKACHPEAKDDEDVKSDVLKSHPTDAIAVPPKQDKTDTSTSSDNAEQNKDTLTKESDKTSLGSGMEGTISPKESAKVDEELVTDSFNVTYDSASKSCEVPSEAPGMKGEMSELPLEKLMSQLKDEKDSEEQKSPVAEDKSGMSTYFETSALKEEIERDIQQSSDYYELTDVKEPEYEACSIPHIAKDEEDEENDDLEQAIEEKVSTPAHEVGYSTLTSVKLQASILPGDRLFTIDPNIYADKSEFLSKNKDDLTLSRSLGLGGRSAIEQRSMSINLPMSCLDSIALGFSYARAHDLSPLATDILSNTSGSMDEGDEPELPATTPALEKTISFPEEQEQEQEEEEEEENNDAEKSTEKETFELEPLCESDYQAKEYYKNGTIMAPDLPEMLDLTGSRSRLDSANADSEATRRKSGPSEIVIDESFVLQSTEIAGSSLLVKTDSQQEELGYCVFNKYTVPLPSPVQDSESLGGGMSTLYEGLAVDPFIIEVKLAAAEKFVIEGQDISSEEVCWESELEKKVSEIKLDTLVEKSEEQSDVKEVSENTDNLLKENVGSPEEEFSIAQFDKKSVEESGEQFPQETEESKVSLADIAGTETEEPSEKAKVSAEESQSILETSELIEDMSHLKNEIQEKIGIAEQDNAIELDSSLVKDVKETADDEEFAVSKDGTKLLESDLKEKGAKPDLVHQEAMDKEESYESSGEHEQSQEPAGDVSKDTSLVSTDVQKKDKEDTAPEPQGELTQTVIYSKDDLKQEEADEMQIIQDEQVVEVSVEKEIPKEHETQKQLDEEYDEEKEETDETEEGDIETTSDAPEQEIEAKIPDEEPAVGFTDDVAGVIESVVTVDEDFIQVVQTAVDDSEIMAHSVHFATSAPVESEEKLELDEDIEEVKDEPREGSPCAPASPQKEDTQFTDYKTETQDDYRDETTIDDSVLDTDSIWVDTQDDDRSIMTEAIEAIPKEDKAERELQRTYIDKHRKEKPLKSGRARISTPERKMAKREPSATCRDEVRRKKAVLKKAETTKKADVQPHSPSRKIILKPAVRQSRPTHQSCVRRKPAGGESQQTPSAHRQPRDRVMDGVSRSPEKRSSLPRPSSIHPIRKVYADKEDNSLSTSTSVSSSVRRTTRSEPIWSRTGKSGTSTPTTPGSTAITPGTPPSYASRTPGTPGTPSYSRTPRTPGTPKSAMLYSEKKVAMLRTPPKSPATPKQIRIFHQPLPDLKNIRSKIGSTDNMKYQPKGGQVKILNEKIDYSDVQSRCGSKDNISHNAGGGQVQIVSKKINLSHVTSKCGSLKNIRHKPGGGHVRIESVKLDFKEKAHAKIGSLDNAHHTPGGGNIKIDSQKLHFREQAKARVDHGAEIVSQSPGRSSAASPRRLSNVSSSGSINLLESPQLATLAEDVTAALAKQGL, encoded by the exons ATCTGCTTACAGCCTCGAAGATGGGAGCACAAGAAACATCAGAATCTACTCCTTTCTGTGTTGAAGCCATACATACTGCTGAAGATGCATCACCAACTAAAACTAGGAAAGATATAAAGCAAAACACTCTGGATCTGCATGCACCTGAGATTGAAGATAAGAGACTGCCTTCACTACCTTTAGAGGAAATTACAAGTGGGCAGATAGGATTTGAACCCCACCACGTTCATACTTTCTCTATTGAGCCATGTACCCCAACATCACCTAATGTCCCCAAACATAACTTGTATGAAATACCAGATGACAGCTCAACACTGGAGTGGAGTACAGCGCAAGATACAAGCAAAGATTCATTTATGAGAGGCAAAGAGGACTTTTCAGCTGTTGCAAAAAATATAGAAGCTGACATTCCAGTATCTACTGTAGCTTCAAAAAGTGAAATCCCTTCTATGCCACTAGATAAAGATGAGGGTCAGTATATTGAAGATGAGTTTTCCTTACATTCGTCGTTGCCTGTTACAGATTCAGTTTTGAAAGATAATTCAAACATAGCTAAGACAGAGGTGTCTAGTATTACCTCAACCAAGGACAGTACCATGGATATATACAAAAGTGTAAATGTTCTTTCAGATGAGCAAGAAGTGATTTCTGAAAAGACTAGTTCGGAAGAAATACCTTCAGCATTGGTTTCAAGTGATCTAAGCAGTAAAGCTTGTCATCCAGAAGCGAAAGATGATGAAGATGTTAAGTCAGATGTTCTTAAATCCCATCCAACAGATGCCATAGCAGTTCCACCAAAACAGGATAAAACAGATACTTCCACATCTAGTGACAATGCAGAGCAAAACAAAGATACATTAACTAAAGAATCTGACAAAACATCATTGGGCAGTGGAATGGAGGGTACAATAAGCCCAAAGGAATCTGCCAAAGTAGATGAGGAGCTTGTTACAGATAGTTTTAATGTGACTTATGATTCAGCAAGTAAAAGTTGTGAAGTCCCATCAGAAGCTCCTGGTATGAAAGGTGAAATGTCTGAGCTCCCTCTTGAAAAGTTAATGTCTCAACTGAAAGATGAAAAGGACAGTGAAGAACAAAAATCTCCTGTAGCTGAGGATAAATCAGGAATGTCCACATATTTTGAAACATCTGCTTTAAAGGAGGAAATCGAAAGAGATATTCAGCAAAGCAGTGATTATTATGAACTTACTGATGTCAAAGAACCAGAATATGAGGCTTGCTCTATCCCTCACATAGCTAAAGATGAGGAAGATGAAGAGAACGATGACTTAGAGCAAGCGATTGAAGAGAAGGTCAGTACTCCTGCTCATGAAGTAGGCTACAGCACCCTCACTTCTGTAAAGCTACAAGCAAGCATTTTACCAGGGGATCGGTTGTTCACTATAGATCCAAATATCTATGCAGATAAATCAGAGTTCCTAAGTAAAAACAAGGATGATCTAACACTCAGTCGCAGTTTAGGACTTGGAGGAAGATCAGCCATTGAACAAAGAAGCATGTCCATAAATCTGCCTATGTCCTGCCTTGATTCCATAGCACTGGGATTTAGCTATGCTCGTGCGCATGATCTTTCTCCCCTAGCTACAGATATTTTGTCTAACACAAGTGGGAGCATGGATGAGGGGGATGAACCTGAGTTACCTGCCACAACACCAGCTCTAGAAAAAACTATTTCTTTCCCAGAAGAGCAAGAGCAGGagcaggaagaagaggaggaggaggaaaacAATGATGCAGAGAAATCCACAGAAAAGGAAACATTTGAGTTAGAACCACTATGTGAGTCAGATTATCAGGCTaaagaatattacaaaaatgGTACCATCATGGCACCTGACTTGCCTGAAATGCTAGATTTAACTGGATCACGATCCAGGCTAGATTCAGCTAATGCAGATTCTGAGGCAACAAGAAGAAAATCTGGACCTTCTGAAATTGTTATTGATGAAAGTTTTGTACTTCAGTCAACTGAAATTGCGGGAAGTAGCCTTTTGGTAAAGACAGATAGTCAGCAAGAAGAATTGGGCTACTGTGTTTTCAATAAGTACACTGTTCCATTGCCTTCCCCTGTACAAGACAGTGAGAGTCTTGGTGGAGGGATGTCTACCCTTTATGAAGGCCTTGCTGTAGATCCTTTCATTATTGAGGTTAAACTGGCAGCTGCTGAAAAGTTTGTAATAGAGGGACAAGATATATCCAGTGAAGAAGTTTGTTGGGAGTCAGAGTTGGAGAAGAAAGTCAGTGAGATTAAGCTTGACACACTTGTAGAAAAAAGCGAGGAGCAAAGTGATGTAAAAGAGGTATCTGAAAACACAGATAaccttttaaaagaaaatgtagggAGTCCAGAAGAAGAATTTTCCATAGCACAGTTTGACAAAAAATCAGTAGAAGAATCAGGAGAACAGTTTCCACAAGAAACTGAAGAAAGCAAAGTCTCCCTTGCAGATATAGCTGGGACAGAAACAGAGGAACCATCTGAAAAAGCAAAGGTTTCTGCTGAAGAGTCACAAAGTATTCTTGAGACTTCAGAACTAATTGAAGATATGTCACATCTCAAGAATGAGATTCAAGAAAAAATTGGCATAGCAGAGCAAGATAATGCAATAGAACTTGATTCTAGTTTGGTCAAAGATGTCAAAGAAACAGCTGATGATGAAGAGTTTGCAGTTTCTAAAGATGGGACAAAGCTTCTTGAAAGTGACTTGAAAGAGAAGGGTGCAAAGCCTGACTTGGTGCATCAAGAAGCAATGGATAAGGAAGAATCCTATGAATCTAGTGGTGAACATGAGCAGTCTCAGGAACCAGCAGGGGACGTGTCTAAGGATACATCTCTTGTAAGTACAGATGTGCAGAAGAAAGACAAAGAAGATACAGCACCAGAACCCCAAGGGGAACTTACCCAAACAGTCATTTATTCTAAGGATGATCTTAAACAAGAGGAGGCAGATGAAATGCAAATTATTCAAGATGAGCAAGTGGTAGAGGTCAGTGTTGAGAAGGAAATACCAAAGGAACATGAGACACAAAAGCAATTAGATGAGGAATATGATGAAGAGAAAGAGGAGACTGATGAAACAGAAGAAGGAGACATTGAGACAACATCAGATGCTCCAGAACAAGAAATAGAAGCAAAGATACCTGATGAAGAACCAGCTGTAGGTTTCACAGATGATGTAGCAGGAGTAATTGAGTCTGTAGTCACAGTTGATGAGGACTTCATTCAAGTAGTACAGACTGCTGTAGATGATAGTGAAATTATGGCTCATAGTGTGCATTTTGCAACTTCAGCACCTGTAGAGAGTGAAGAAAAACTTGAACTGGATGAAGACATTGAAGAAGTAAAGGACGAACCAAGAGAAGGCTCACCTTGTGCACCAGCCTCACCACAGAAAGAGGACACACAGTTTACAGACTACAAGACAGAGACACAGGATGATTATAGAGATGAAACAACCATTGACGATTCAGTGTTAGACACAGACAGCATCTGGGTGGATACACAAG ATGATGACAGGAGCATTATGACTGAAGCAATAGAAGCCATCCCTAAGGAGGACAAGGCAGAAAGGGAGTTGCAGAGGACGTACATCGACAAACATAGAAAGGAAAAACCTTTAAAATCTGGGCGTGCTCGAATTTCTACTCCTGAGAGGAAAATGGCTAAAAGGGAACCAAGTGCAACCTGCAGAGATGAAGTGAGAAGGAAAAAAG CAGTACTTAAGAAAGCTGAAACCACTAAAAAAGCAGATGTTCAGCCCCACTCCCCTtcaaggaaaataattttaaaacccgCTGTCAGACAGTCTAGACCCACTCATCAGTCCTGCGTGCGGAGGAAGCCGGCAG GGGGAGAATCACAACAGACCCCCAGTGCCCACCGACAACCTAGAGACCGAGTTATG GATGGGGTTTCCAGAAGCCCAGAAAAACGATCATCCTTGCCAAGACCTTCCTCTATTCATCCAATCAGGAAAGTGTATGCAGACAAAGAAGACAACTCCTTATCTACCAGCACATCTGTCTCCTCCTCAGTGCGACGCACCACAA GGTCTGAGCCTATCTGGAGTCGAACAGGAAAGAGTGGCACCTCAACGCCAACAACACCAGGATCTACTGCTATTACGCCTGGGACACCACCCAGTTATGCCTCTAGAACTCCTGGCACTCCAGGCACACCCAGTTACTCACGCACGCCACGTACACCTGGAACACCCAAATCTGCCATGTTGTACTCTGAAAAGAAAGTGGCCATGCTTCGCACTCCTCCAAAATCTCCAGCAACGCCAAAACAAATTCGAATTTTTCACCAACCTCTGCCAGACCTAAAGAATATTAGGTCCAAAATCGGTTCAACAGACAACATGAAATACCAGCCGAAGGGTGGTCAG GTTAAAATATTAAATGAGAAGATTGATTATAGTGATGTTCAGTCTCGTTGTGGTTCCAAGGATAACATCAGTCATAATGCAGGGGGAGGACAA GTCCAGATTGTAAGCAAGAAGATAAACCTTAGCCATGTTACAtccaaatgtgggtcactgaagAATATACGCCACAAGCCAG GTGGTGGACATGTGAGGATTGAAAGCGTAAAACTTGACTTCAAGGAGAAAGCGCATGCTAAAATTGGCTCTTTAGATAATGCCCATCATACGCCAGGGGGAGGCAACATCAAG ATTGACAGCCAGAAGCTGCATTTCAGAGAGCAAGCAAAAGCCCGCGTAGACCACGGAGCTGAAATCGTCAGCCAATCCCCAGGCCGTTCAAGTGCTGCCTCTCCTCGACGTCTTAGCAATGTGTCCTCTTCTGGAAGCATCAATCTCTTAGAATCTCCACAGCTTGCTACTTTAGCAGAAGATGTCACTGCAGCCCTGGCGAAACAGGGCTTATGA
- the map2 gene encoding microtubule-associated protein 2 isoform X5, with protein MTDNRQDEPKATHWAPGQLSEASPLPHATDMKEQGGAGEGLVHSSNGIPFREAEERAYGERDLQASHSTGKENGINGEMPSADSETAEEVSARIVQVVTADAVAVLRGEQEKEAQLRGPPGDLPLAVEDTTNLPPSPPPSPASEQMGTVEEASKMGAQETSESTPFCVEAIHTAEDASPTKTRKDIKQNTLDLHAPEIEDKRLPSLPLEEITSGQIGFEPHHVHTFSIEPCTPTSPNVPKHNLYEIPDDSSTLEWSTAQDTSKDSFMRGKEDFSAVAKNIEADIPVSTVASKSEIPSMPLDKDEGQYIEDEFSLHSSLPVTDSVLKDNSNIAKTEVSSITSTKDSTMDIYKSVNVLSDEQEVISEKTSSEEIPSALVSSDLSSKACHPEAKDDEDVKSDVLKSHPTDAIAVPPKQDKTDTSTSSDNAEQNKDTLTKESDKTSLGSGMEGTISPKESAKVDEELVTDSFNVTYDSASKSCEVPSEAPGMKGEMSELPLEKLMSQLKDEKDSEEQKSPVAEDKSGMSTYFETSALKEEIERDIQQSSDYYELTDVKEPEYEACSIPHIAKDEEDEENDDLEQAIEEKVSTPAHEVGYSTLTSVKLQASILPGDRLFTIDPNIYADKSEFLSKNKDDLTLSRSLGLGGRSAIEQRSMSINLPMSCLDSIALGFSYARAHDLSPLATDILSNTSGSMDEGDEPELPATTPALEKTISFPEEQEQEQEEEEEEENNDAEKSTEKETFELEPLCESDYQAKEYYKNGTIMAPDLPEMLDLTGSRSRLDSANADSEATRRKSGPSEIVIDESFVLQSTEIAGSSLLVKTDSQQEELGYCVFNKYTVPLPSPVQDSESLGGGMSTLYEGLAVDPFIIEVKLAAAEKFVIEGQDISSEEVCWESELEKKVSEIKLDTLVEKSEEQSDVKEVSENTDNLLKENVGSPEEEFSIAQFDKKSVEESGEQFPQETEESKVSLADIAGTETEEPSEKAKVSAEESQSILETSELIEDMSHLKNEIQEKIGIAEQDNAIELDSSLVKDVKETADDEEFAVSKDGTKLLESDLKEKGAKPDLVHQEAMDKEESYESSGEHEQSQEPAGDVSKDTSLVSTDVQKKDKEDTAPEPQGELTQTVIYSKDDLKQEEADEMQIIQDEQVVEVSVEKEIPKEHETQKQLDEEYDEEKEETDETEEGDIETTSDAPEQEIEAKIPDEEPAVGFTDDVAGVIESVVTVDEDFIQVVQTAVDDSEIMAHSVHFATSAPVESEEKLELDEDIEEVKDEPREGSPCAPASPQKEDTQFTDYKTETQDDYRDETTIDDSVLDTDSIWVDTQDDDRSIMTEAIEAIPKEDKAERELQRTYIDKHRKEKPLKSGRARISTPERKMAKREPSATCRDEVRRKKAVLKKAETTKKADVQPHSPSRKIILKPAVRQSRPTHQSCVRRKPAGGESQQTPSAHRQPRDRVMDGVSRSPEKRSSLPRPSSIHPIRKVYADKEDNSLSTSTSVSSSVRRTTRSEPIWSRTGKSGTSTPTTPGSTAITPGTPPSYASRTPGTPGTPSYSRTPRTPGTPKSAMLYSEKKVAMLRTPPKSPATPKQIRIFHQPLPDLKNIRSKIGSTDNMKYQPKGGQVKILNEKIDYSDVQSRCGSKDNISHNAGGGQVQIVSKKINLSHVTSKCGSLKNIRHKPGGGHVRIESVKLDFKEKAHAKIGSLDNAHHTPGGGNIKIDSQKLHFREQAKARVDHGAEIVSQSPGRSSAASPRRLSNVSSSGSINLLESPQLATLAEDVTAALAKQGL; from the exons CCTCGAAGATGGGAGCACAAGAAACATCAGAATCTACTCCTTTCTGTGTTGAAGCCATACATACTGCTGAAGATGCATCACCAACTAAAACTAGGAAAGATATAAAGCAAAACACTCTGGATCTGCATGCACCTGAGATTGAAGATAAGAGACTGCCTTCACTACCTTTAGAGGAAATTACAAGTGGGCAGATAGGATTTGAACCCCACCACGTTCATACTTTCTCTATTGAGCCATGTACCCCAACATCACCTAATGTCCCCAAACATAACTTGTATGAAATACCAGATGACAGCTCAACACTGGAGTGGAGTACAGCGCAAGATACAAGCAAAGATTCATTTATGAGAGGCAAAGAGGACTTTTCAGCTGTTGCAAAAAATATAGAAGCTGACATTCCAGTATCTACTGTAGCTTCAAAAAGTGAAATCCCTTCTATGCCACTAGATAAAGATGAGGGTCAGTATATTGAAGATGAGTTTTCCTTACATTCGTCGTTGCCTGTTACAGATTCAGTTTTGAAAGATAATTCAAACATAGCTAAGACAGAGGTGTCTAGTATTACCTCAACCAAGGACAGTACCATGGATATATACAAAAGTGTAAATGTTCTTTCAGATGAGCAAGAAGTGATTTCTGAAAAGACTAGTTCGGAAGAAATACCTTCAGCATTGGTTTCAAGTGATCTAAGCAGTAAAGCTTGTCATCCAGAAGCGAAAGATGATGAAGATGTTAAGTCAGATGTTCTTAAATCCCATCCAACAGATGCCATAGCAGTTCCACCAAAACAGGATAAAACAGATACTTCCACATCTAGTGACAATGCAGAGCAAAACAAAGATACATTAACTAAAGAATCTGACAAAACATCATTGGGCAGTGGAATGGAGGGTACAATAAGCCCAAAGGAATCTGCCAAAGTAGATGAGGAGCTTGTTACAGATAGTTTTAATGTGACTTATGATTCAGCAAGTAAAAGTTGTGAAGTCCCATCAGAAGCTCCTGGTATGAAAGGTGAAATGTCTGAGCTCCCTCTTGAAAAGTTAATGTCTCAACTGAAAGATGAAAAGGACAGTGAAGAACAAAAATCTCCTGTAGCTGAGGATAAATCAGGAATGTCCACATATTTTGAAACATCTGCTTTAAAGGAGGAAATCGAAAGAGATATTCAGCAAAGCAGTGATTATTATGAACTTACTGATGTCAAAGAACCAGAATATGAGGCTTGCTCTATCCCTCACATAGCTAAAGATGAGGAAGATGAAGAGAACGATGACTTAGAGCAAGCGATTGAAGAGAAGGTCAGTACTCCTGCTCATGAAGTAGGCTACAGCACCCTCACTTCTGTAAAGCTACAAGCAAGCATTTTACCAGGGGATCGGTTGTTCACTATAGATCCAAATATCTATGCAGATAAATCAGAGTTCCTAAGTAAAAACAAGGATGATCTAACACTCAGTCGCAGTTTAGGACTTGGAGGAAGATCAGCCATTGAACAAAGAAGCATGTCCATAAATCTGCCTATGTCCTGCCTTGATTCCATAGCACTGGGATTTAGCTATGCTCGTGCGCATGATCTTTCTCCCCTAGCTACAGATATTTTGTCTAACACAAGTGGGAGCATGGATGAGGGGGATGAACCTGAGTTACCTGCCACAACACCAGCTCTAGAAAAAACTATTTCTTTCCCAGAAGAGCAAGAGCAGGagcaggaagaagaggaggaggaggaaaacAATGATGCAGAGAAATCCACAGAAAAGGAAACATTTGAGTTAGAACCACTATGTGAGTCAGATTATCAGGCTaaagaatattacaaaaatgGTACCATCATGGCACCTGACTTGCCTGAAATGCTAGATTTAACTGGATCACGATCCAGGCTAGATTCAGCTAATGCAGATTCTGAGGCAACAAGAAGAAAATCTGGACCTTCTGAAATTGTTATTGATGAAAGTTTTGTACTTCAGTCAACTGAAATTGCGGGAAGTAGCCTTTTGGTAAAGACAGATAGTCAGCAAGAAGAATTGGGCTACTGTGTTTTCAATAAGTACACTGTTCCATTGCCTTCCCCTGTACAAGACAGTGAGAGTCTTGGTGGAGGGATGTCTACCCTTTATGAAGGCCTTGCTGTAGATCCTTTCATTATTGAGGTTAAACTGGCAGCTGCTGAAAAGTTTGTAATAGAGGGACAAGATATATCCAGTGAAGAAGTTTGTTGGGAGTCAGAGTTGGAGAAGAAAGTCAGTGAGATTAAGCTTGACACACTTGTAGAAAAAAGCGAGGAGCAAAGTGATGTAAAAGAGGTATCTGAAAACACAGATAaccttttaaaagaaaatgtagggAGTCCAGAAGAAGAATTTTCCATAGCACAGTTTGACAAAAAATCAGTAGAAGAATCAGGAGAACAGTTTCCACAAGAAACTGAAGAAAGCAAAGTCTCCCTTGCAGATATAGCTGGGACAGAAACAGAGGAACCATCTGAAAAAGCAAAGGTTTCTGCTGAAGAGTCACAAAGTATTCTTGAGACTTCAGAACTAATTGAAGATATGTCACATCTCAAGAATGAGATTCAAGAAAAAATTGGCATAGCAGAGCAAGATAATGCAATAGAACTTGATTCTAGTTTGGTCAAAGATGTCAAAGAAACAGCTGATGATGAAGAGTTTGCAGTTTCTAAAGATGGGACAAAGCTTCTTGAAAGTGACTTGAAAGAGAAGGGTGCAAAGCCTGACTTGGTGCATCAAGAAGCAATGGATAAGGAAGAATCCTATGAATCTAGTGGTGAACATGAGCAGTCTCAGGAACCAGCAGGGGACGTGTCTAAGGATACATCTCTTGTAAGTACAGATGTGCAGAAGAAAGACAAAGAAGATACAGCACCAGAACCCCAAGGGGAACTTACCCAAACAGTCATTTATTCTAAGGATGATCTTAAACAAGAGGAGGCAGATGAAATGCAAATTATTCAAGATGAGCAAGTGGTAGAGGTCAGTGTTGAGAAGGAAATACCAAAGGAACATGAGACACAAAAGCAATTAGATGAGGAATATGATGAAGAGAAAGAGGAGACTGATGAAACAGAAGAAGGAGACATTGAGACAACATCAGATGCTCCAGAACAAGAAATAGAAGCAAAGATACCTGATGAAGAACCAGCTGTAGGTTTCACAGATGATGTAGCAGGAGTAATTGAGTCTGTAGTCACAGTTGATGAGGACTTCATTCAAGTAGTACAGACTGCTGTAGATGATAGTGAAATTATGGCTCATAGTGTGCATTTTGCAACTTCAGCACCTGTAGAGAGTGAAGAAAAACTTGAACTGGATGAAGACATTGAAGAAGTAAAGGACGAACCAAGAGAAGGCTCACCTTGTGCACCAGCCTCACCACAGAAAGAGGACACACAGTTTACAGACTACAAGACAGAGACACAGGATGATTATAGAGATGAAACAACCATTGACGATTCAGTGTTAGACACAGACAGCATCTGGGTGGATACACAAG ATGATGACAGGAGCATTATGACTGAAGCAATAGAAGCCATCCCTAAGGAGGACAAGGCAGAAAGGGAGTTGCAGAGGACGTACATCGACAAACATAGAAAGGAAAAACCTTTAAAATCTGGGCGTGCTCGAATTTCTACTCCTGAGAGGAAAATGGCTAAAAGGGAACCAAGTGCAACCTGCAGAGATGAAGTGAGAAGGAAAAAAG CAGTACTTAAGAAAGCTGAAACCACTAAAAAAGCAGATGTTCAGCCCCACTCCCCTtcaaggaaaataattttaaaacccgCTGTCAGACAGTCTAGACCCACTCATCAGTCCTGCGTGCGGAGGAAGCCGGCAG GGGGAGAATCACAACAGACCCCCAGTGCCCACCGACAACCTAGAGACCGAGTTATG GATGGGGTTTCCAGAAGCCCAGAAAAACGATCATCCTTGCCAAGACCTTCCTCTATTCATCCAATCAGGAAAGTGTATGCAGACAAAGAAGACAACTCCTTATCTACCAGCACATCTGTCTCCTCCTCAGTGCGACGCACCACAA GGTCTGAGCCTATCTGGAGTCGAACAGGAAAGAGTGGCACCTCAACGCCAACAACACCAGGATCTACTGCTATTACGCCTGGGACACCACCCAGTTATGCCTCTAGAACTCCTGGCACTCCAGGCACACCCAGTTACTCACGCACGCCACGTACACCTGGAACACCCAAATCTGCCATGTTGTACTCTGAAAAGAAAGTGGCCATGCTTCGCACTCCTCCAAAATCTCCAGCAACGCCAAAACAAATTCGAATTTTTCACCAACCTCTGCCAGACCTAAAGAATATTAGGTCCAAAATCGGTTCAACAGACAACATGAAATACCAGCCGAAGGGTGGTCAG GTTAAAATATTAAATGAGAAGATTGATTATAGTGATGTTCAGTCTCGTTGTGGTTCCAAGGATAACATCAGTCATAATGCAGGGGGAGGACAA GTCCAGATTGTAAGCAAGAAGATAAACCTTAGCCATGTTACAtccaaatgtgggtcactgaagAATATACGCCACAAGCCAG GTGGTGGACATGTGAGGATTGAAAGCGTAAAACTTGACTTCAAGGAGAAAGCGCATGCTAAAATTGGCTCTTTAGATAATGCCCATCATACGCCAGGGGGAGGCAACATCAAG ATTGACAGCCAGAAGCTGCATTTCAGAGAGCAAGCAAAAGCCCGCGTAGACCACGGAGCTGAAATCGTCAGCCAATCCCCAGGCCGTTCAAGTGCTGCCTCTCCTCGACGTCTTAGCAATGTGTCCTCTTCTGGAAGCATCAATCTCTTAGAATCTCCACAGCTTGCTACTTTAGCAGAAGATGTCACTGCAGCCCTGGCGAAACAGGGCTTATGA